The DNA window CTGACCAGCCTGCTGATCTTTGCCCTGGTGATCGCCGGTTTGCTGATCACCCTGGCCCTGCTGATCGTGCGCCAGCTCAACAGCCAGCTCAGCAACAGCATCAACACCATGCAGCGCATCGCCGCCGACTGTGACCTGACCCTGAGCCTGGACCAGAACGGCAACGACGAGTTGACCCAGATGGGCGGCCATTTCAACAACATGATGGACGGGGTGCGGGCCCTGGTGCGCCAAAGCAAGCAGGCGGTGGACTACCTCAGCCGCGCCACCTCCGAGCTGTCGGCCAATGCCGAAGAGACCTCCACCGGTTCCCGTGACCAGTTGGGCCAGACCGACCTGGTGGCCACCGCCATCACCGAGATGGGGTCCACCATCGAGGAGATCGCCCGCAATACCGAGATGGCGGCGGTTAAGGCCAAGGAAACCAACGACAACGCCCAGCAAGGCTATCGCCAGCTGCAAAGCACCATAGGCCGTATCGAGCAATTGGCCGGCCAGCTGGAAAGCTCGGCCATGGTGGTGGACGAACTGGTGCAGAGCGCCCACACCATAGGGTCGGTGCTGGATGTTATTCGTGGCATTGCCGAGCAGACCAACCTGCTGGCCCTGAACGCCGCCATCGAAGCGGCCCGTGCCGGCGACCAGGGCCGTGGTTTTGCGGTAGTGGCCGACGAAGTGCGGACCCTGGCCATGCGTACCCAGACCTCCACCGAAGAGATCGCCGGCATCATCCAGACCCTGCAGCAAAAGACCCAGTCCATCGTCAGCCTGATGGAAGACTGCCGTGGCGAGGGCCTGGAAAGCGCCGCCGATGCCCAGAAGGCTGGCGCCTTGCTGAGTGCCATTACCCAGGACGTGGACCGCATCCTGGACATGAACACCCAGATCGCCGCCGCCATCGAAGAACAAAGCCAAGTGGCCAGCGAAGTGAACCGCAACGTGGTGGTGATCCGCGACGTGGCCGAGCAGACCGCTGCCGCTTCCCATGGCAATGCCGAAACTTCGGCCCATGTAGCAGAGCAGGCCGAAGAACTGGCGGCGGTGATCAGCCGCTTCAAGGTCTAAACGCCGCCCATGAAAAAGGCCACCTGTCGGTGGCCTTTTTTGTGCGCCGCGCTTAGAGGATAAAGCGGGACAGGTCTTCGTCTTCCACCAGTTTGCCCAGGTGTGACTGCACATAGGCGGCGTCTATGGTGAGGGTTTCCCCGTCGTGGTCGGCGGCGGCGAAGCTAATATCTTCCATCATCCGTTCCATGACGGTGTGCAGGCGCCGCGCCCCGATGTTCTCGGTACGCTCGTTCACCTGCCAGGCCGCCTCGGCCAGCTTGTGGATGCCGTCTTCGGTGAACTCCACCTTGACCCCTTCGGTGGCCATCAGCGCCTTGTACTGCTCGGTAAGGCTGGCCTTGGGTTCGGTGAGGATACGCACGAAGTCTTCGGCGGTCAGGGCGTCCAGCTCCACCCGGATCGGCAGGCGGCCCTGCAGTTCGGGGATAAGGTCGGACGGCTTGGCCATTTGGAAGGCGCCGGAGGCGATAAAGAGGATATGGTCGGTCTTGACCATGCCGTGCTTGGTGTTGACGGTGCAGCCTTCCACCAGGGGCAGCAGGTCCCGCTGCACCCCTTCGCGGGATACGTCGGGGCCTGAGGTGTCGCCGCGCTTACAGATCTTGTCGATCTCGTCCAGGAAGACGATGCCGTTGTTCTCTACCGCTGCCAGGGCCTTTTCCTTTACCTCTTCCGGGTTAAGGAGCTTGGCTGCCTCTTCGTCTATGGCCAGTTTCAGGGCGTCTTTGACCTTGAGCTTCTTGCTCTGCTTGGTCTGGCCGCCGAGGTTCTGGAACATGGACTGGAGCTGGTTGGTCATCTCCTCCATGCCCGGCGGGGCCATGATCTGCATGTCCATCTGCGGGGCGGCGATGTCGATGTCGATCTCTTTATCGTCCAGGCTGCCCTCGCGCAGTTTCTTGCGAAACACCTGGCGGGTGTGGTTGTCGCCCTCGGCCTTTTCGGACTCGCCCCACTGGTTGCGGGGGCGGGGCAGCAGGGCGTCGAGGATGCGTTCCTCGGCCGCTTCTTCGGCGCGGGTACGGACCTTTTTCATCTCCTGCTCGCGGGTCATCTTCATGGCCACGTCGGCCAGATCGCGGATGATCTGCTCCACTTCCTTGCCTACATAGCCCACTTCGGTGAACTTGGTGGCTTCCACCTTGATAAAGGGGGCATTGGCAAGGCGCGCCAGGCGGCGGGCGATCTCGGTCTTACCGACACCGGTGGGGCCAATCATCAGGATGTTCTTGGGGGTCACTTCCTGGCGCAGGGCTTCGTCCAGTTGCATGCGGCGCCAGCGGTTACGCAGGGCAATGGCCACGGAGCGCTTGGCATTGGCCTGGCCAATGATGTGGCGGTCCAGTTCGTGGACGATTTCGCGGGGGGTCATGGACGACATGCTTTACTCCAGGACTTCGATGGTTTGGTTGGTGTTGGTGAAGACGCAGATCTCACCGGCTATGGTCAGGCTCTTCTCGACGATGTCCTTGGCGGCCAGCTCGGTGTTGTTGAGCAGGGCCTTGGCGGCGGCCTGGGCATAGTTGCCGCCGGAACCGATGGCGATGATGTCCTGTTCGGGCTGCACCACGTCACCGTTACCGGTAATGATGAAGGACCTTTCCTTGTCGGCTACCGCCAACATGGCTTCCAGGCGGCGCAGGGCGCGGTCGGTGCGCCACTCCTTGGCCAGGGCCACGGCGGCCCGCTCCAGGTTGCCCTGGTGGGATTGCAGCTTGGACTCGAAACGTTCCAGCAGGGTGAAGGCGTCGGCGGTACCGCCGGCGAAACCGGCCAGTACCTGGCCGTTGTATAGACGATGCACTTTGCGGGCGTTGCCCTTCATGACCGTATTGCCAAGGGAAACCTGGCCGTCGCCACCGAGGGCGACTTGGCCATTACGGCGGACGGAAACGATAGTGGTCATGGGATCTCCTGAGACAAGGGCGCACTGCGCCACTGGGCTTGTCCTAGCAATTGGGGGCAGCGGCGCCCTTTTTCAAGGGCGCCGCTCAGGAGATAGTGCTTTAAGGATTGCCGTTCGGCTGAGGTTCAGCGCCAGGGCCAGATGGCGCAGTTGGGGAAACCGGCCTTCTCGGCCCTGTGCTGCTCGTTCTGGGCGGCGCGTTTGCCTTCATAGGGGCCCAGTACCACCCTGTACCAGTCGCCGGTCTTGCGCACCTGGGACTCGAGGCCGACGAAGGCCAGCTTGGCCTTCTGGGTTTCCGCCTGGTCGTAGTTCCTAAAAGAGCCGCACTGCATC is part of the Gallaecimonas xiamenensis 3-C-1 genome and encodes:
- a CDS encoding methyl-accepting chemotaxis protein yields the protein MLIRHKLYGLAFLAVAALLLLLGGTWWSWRSLDTLSQAAGLNQTLNNQMLLMRRHEKDFLMRLDDKYAQAFEKEEHGFEASLDSLSRLLQAEGVDDRELASLKRDIKGYSQVFGQLVAQYRVVGFDAESGLYGSLRDAVHQAEAEVKKSGRHDQLAAILQLRRDEKDFMLRLATKYVDKFDSDFGALNSLLDDKDARQAMAQYQRDFKALVEARKVIGLTPAEGLTGQLRDKVQATEDLFDSISATLASTIEQEKSQTLTSLLIFALVIAGLLITLALLIVRQLNSQLSNSINTMQRIAADCDLTLSLDQNGNDELTQMGGHFNNMMDGVRALVRQSKQAVDYLSRATSELSANAEETSTGSRDQLGQTDLVATAITEMGSTIEEIARNTEMAAVKAKETNDNAQQGYRQLQSTIGRIEQLAGQLESSAMVVDELVQSAHTIGSVLDVIRGIAEQTNLLALNAAIEAARAGDQGRGFAVVADEVRTLAMRTQTSTEEIAGIIQTLQQKTQSIVSLMEDCRGEGLESAADAQKAGALLSAITQDVDRILDMNTQIAAAIEEQSQVASEVNRNVVVIRDVAEQTAAASHGNAETSAHVAEQAEELAAVISRFKV
- the hslV gene encoding ATP-dependent protease subunit HslV yields the protein MTTIVSVRRNGQVALGGDGQVSLGNTVMKGNARKVHRLYNGQVLAGFAGGTADAFTLLERFESKLQSHQGNLERAAVALAKEWRTDRALRRLEAMLAVADKERSFIITGNGDVVQPEQDIIAIGSGGNYAQAAAKALLNNTELAAKDIVEKSLTIAGEICVFTNTNQTIEVLE
- the hslU gene encoding HslU--HslV peptidase ATPase subunit; this encodes MSSMTPREIVHELDRHIIGQANAKRSVAIALRNRWRRMQLDEALRQEVTPKNILMIGPTGVGKTEIARRLARLANAPFIKVEATKFTEVGYVGKEVEQIIRDLADVAMKMTREQEMKKVRTRAEEAAEERILDALLPRPRNQWGESEKAEGDNHTRQVFRKKLREGSLDDKEIDIDIAAPQMDMQIMAPPGMEEMTNQLQSMFQNLGGQTKQSKKLKVKDALKLAIDEEAAKLLNPEEVKEKALAAVENNGIVFLDEIDKICKRGDTSGPDVSREGVQRDLLPLVEGCTVNTKHGMVKTDHILFIASGAFQMAKPSDLIPELQGRLPIRVELDALTAEDFVRILTEPKASLTEQYKALMATEGVKVEFTEDGIHKLAEAAWQVNERTENIGARRLHTVMERMMEDISFAAADHDGETLTIDAAYVQSHLGKLVEDEDLSRFIL